In Cicer arietinum cultivar CDC Frontier isolate Library 1 chromosome 7, Cicar.CDCFrontier_v2.0, whole genome shotgun sequence, a single window of DNA contains:
- the LOC101490111 gene encoding polygalacturonase At1g48100-like: MSGLSLKRFTYMFLIAFIIWSSNFEECIARRGKHWRQNREEIASLLKKKGNNYHGNGHNNHNGGGRSKSNTSPPPPPHKTTPSLSPPPPQDEDTPSTPPPQTYNGGSSTTFNVLDFGAKGDAKSDDTKAFEATWAEACKVEASTMLIPADYVFYVGPIAFSGPYCKPNIVFQVDGTIIAPTNANVWGRGILQWLDFTKLVGFTIQGNGIVDGRGSVWWQDTTPYNNPIDDEEKLLVPLNNTVGRPPMQIESELGGKMPGIKPTALRFYGSINPTVTGITIQNSPQCHLKFDNCNGVLVHDVNISSPGDSPNTDGIHLQNSKDVLIYKSTLACGDDCISIQTGCSNVYVHNVNCGPGHGISIGSLGKDNTRACVSNITIRDVNMHNTMNGVRIKTWQGGSGSVQGVLFSNIKVSEVQLPIVIDQFYCDKRSCTNQTSAVSLSGINYENIKGTYTVKPVHFACSDSLPCVDVSLTSVELEPVQEKYHLYDPFCWKTYGELKTPTLPPIGCLEIGKPPNNRIQTAHDLC; the protein is encoded by the exons ATGAGTGGTTTGAGCTTAAAGAGGTTCACATACATGTTTCTCAttgcatttattatttggtcttCAAATTTTGAAGAGTGTATTGCAAGAAGAGGTAAGCATTGGAGACAAAACAGAGAAGAGATAGCTTCTTTGTTGAAGAAGAAAGGAAATAATTATCATGGCAATGGACACAACAACCATAATGGTGGTGGAAGATCAAAATCAAACACTTCTCCACCACCACCGCCACATAAAACCACTCCCTCACtctcaccaccaccaccacaagaTGAAGATACACCCTCAACTCCACCACCACAAACTTACAATGGTGGGTCCTCTACCACTTTCAATGTGTTAGATTTTGGAGCTAAAGGAGATGCAAAAAGTGATGATACAAag GCATTTGAAGCCACATGGGCTGAAGCATGTAAGGTAGAAGCCTCAACCATGCTCATTCCAGCAGATTACGTCTTCTACGTGGGGCCCATTGCATTCTCTGGCCCGTACTGTAAACCCAATATCGTTTTCCag GTTGATGGCACCATTATTGCACCAACAAACGCAAATGTTTGGGGCAGAGGAATACTACAGTGGTTGGACTTTACAAAACTGGTTGGATTTACCATTCAAGGAAATGGCATCGTTGATGGAAGAGGCTCGGTATGGTGGCAAGATACAACTCCATATAATAATCCTATAGATGATGAAGAAAAACTCTTGGTCCCTTTAAACAACACAGTTGGAAGGCCACCAATGCag ATTGAAAGTGAGCTGGGAGGAAAAATGCCAGGCATCAAACCAACT GCACTGAGGTTCTATGGAAGTATTAATCCAACAGTCACAGGCATAACAATTCAGAATAGCCCACAATGCCACCTCAAGTTTGACAACTGTAATGGAGTCTTGGTTCATGATGTGAACATATCATCCCCTGGTGATAGCCCTAACACTGATGGAATTCATTTACAGAACTCCAAAGATGTGTTGATATACAAAAGCACTTTAGCTTGTG GAGATGACTGTATTTCAATACAAACTGGATGCTCAAATGTATATGTACATAATGTCAATTGCGGACCAGGGCATGGAATCAGCATTGGAAGTCTAGGAAAGGATAATACCAGAGCTTGTGTCTCAAACATTACTATCAGGGATGTCAACATGCACAACACAATGAATGGAGTCAGAATCAAAACATGGCAG GGTGGATCAGGCTCAGTACAAGGAGTACTATTCTCAAACATAAAAGTTTCCGAAGTTCAACTCCCAATTGTAATCGACCAATTCTACTGCGATAAAAGAAGTTGTACAAACCAAACATCAGCAGTATCACTCTCAGGAATCAACTATGAAAACATAAAGGGAACATACACAGTTAAGCCAGTTCACTTTGCATGTAGTGATAGCTTGCCATGTGTTGATGTTTCATTAACAAGTGTTGAGTTAGAACCAGTTCAAGAAAAGTATCACCTTTATGATCCATTCTGTTGGAAGACTTATGGTGAACTGAAAACTCCAACACTTCCACCAATTGGTTGTCTGGAAATTGGGAAGCCGCCAAATAATCGGATTCAGACAGCTCATGATTTGTGTTGA